Proteins encoded in a region of the Macaca mulatta isolate MMU2019108-1 chromosome X, T2T-MMU8v2.0, whole genome shotgun sequence genome:
- the TRPC5OS gene encoding putative uncharacterized protein TRPC5OS: protein MDSVSVPVLIDGLVACVAQLIRIADELLQFIIQVQEVPYVEENGRAEETEADAPLPEEPSLPDLPDLSDLDSILTPREDEDLMFDIDQAMLDMDNLYEDTVSGINDDLTSD, encoded by the coding sequence ATGGATTCTGTGTCAGTTCCTGTACTCATTGATGGACTTGTTGCTTGTGTAGCCCAGTTAATAagaatagctgatgagcttttaCAATTCATTATACAAGTACAAGAAGTTCCTTATGTAGAAGAAAATGGTAGAGCAGAAGAGACTGAAGCAGATGCACCTCTTCCTGAGGAGCCTTCGCTACCAGATCTCCCTGATCTCTCAGACTTAGACTCAATACTTACACCAAGAGAGGATGAAGACCTAATGTTTGATATAGATCAGGCTATGTTAGACATGGATAACTTATATGAAGATACAGTCTCTGGTATAAATGATGACTTAACAAGTGACTAA